The DNA window AGGCCTTCGCGGCTTCCTCGAGCGCGGCGGTGTCGTGGATGTAGAGGACGCCCATCTTCTCGCCGCCGTCGCCCTGTTTACGGATCAGACTGGGCAGCGACGTCGCTCCTTGATCCCAGCTCGTCGCGCTTTCATACGAGTTGCGCCAGCCGCCACTGATCGCCCGCAGTCCGCCCGAATACACGGTCGGGAATCCGGCCTTGTCGAGGCAGTCGATCGACGTGTAGTAGGTGCTGCCCGAGCTGATCGCCAAGAAAGACCCGTTCGATTGCACGGTTTTACACGCCGCGATCCCGCCCTCCGGGCTGTTCTCATTCGAAACCTTCTTCACGATCACCTTGCGGCCGTGGATGCCTCCACGCTGGTTGACGTCTTCGACCCACGTCTCCATCCCGCGATAGGCGACGTTGGTCGGCGGGCCGTACACGCCGCTGAACGAGCCGATGATGCTGACCGTGATCGTCGTCGCGGTTACGCCGACGCTGGAGTTGCTCCCGGTACCACCTCCGCCGCCGATCCCTTGGTCGCCGCCTCCGCTCGTGCCGCCGGTGCCGCCCGTTCCGCCCGGCCCTTGCGTCCCGCCCGCGATGAGGCTTCCTGGTGTCGGTGTCCCGCCGGTCGGCCCGCCGGGGATCCCGGTGCCCGGCCCAAGGTTGTTCCCTCCCTGTTGAGCGCTCAGCGTGAAACCGTTCCTCGGCGTCTCCACCGCGCAGCCGGTGACGACGGCCAGGGAAACGACGAGCGCGAAGGTCAACCTCTTCCGCGCCACGCCCATCAGCTCACCGCTCCGAGGCGCGACATCGCGCGATTCCATCGGATCCAGCCGATGAGCCAGGCGACGAGCAGCGCAACGGGGATCAGCGGAGCCCACAGACGGGGCGACAGACCACCGATCGGAGAAGTGATGGTGGTGATCCCGGATGGCGCGGCGATGGCGCCGGGCGGGACCGGCACCGGGCCGGACGTCGGCCCGACGAAAGAGGGGATCTCTGGAGAGAACGGTGCTCCGGGCACGAACGGCGTCCCGGGGACCGTTGTGGCGGGTGGGCCGGCGCTCGGGGTGCTTGGTCCGTCGCCGACCGGGAGCTCGGCCGCCGCACACAGGAGAACGCCGGTCGCCTCGAGGAACACTGTCGGCTCGACGGGGACCGGGAAGGGCAGGAGCGGGCCGAGCTGCCCGGCCGCAGGCAGCGTGTCACACGCGCCGACGACCGCGGGGTCGAGGAGCGGTCGGAACGGCTCGACCGCGGGGACGAGGACCGAGACCGAGCCGGCCGCGTCCTCGATCAGCGGCACGAATGGTTGAGCGGCCACGGTTACGAAAACCAACGCGGGGCTTACCGGGCTCGAACCCCCCCCGAGGCCGCACGCGGCCGAGAGCGCGGGCTCGACGAACGGGCTCGTCGCGATCGGCAGCGTGACGAACACGCTCGCCGTCTGGACGAACACGAAGACGGTGCACGCCGGCTCGAAGGCAGGCTGCAGCACGCCGGCCAACGGCTCAAGAGCGAAGCCCGTTCCTGCCATGACATCCGCGTACTGGGTGAGCAACGGGGCAAGCTGATCCGTCGGCGGCGCGGGCGGGGGCGGCACGCCGGCGCATGCCGAGTCGAGTGGAGCGAATACGCCGCCGAATGCGTACCCGTACGGGAGCAGCCCGATGAGCAGCGGCGCCTGCGCGTTGGCTTCGCACATCACCGACAAGGTGGGGCCGAACGAGGAGTAGAGCTGCTCGAGCGAGTCGGCTCGTTCCCTGATCGCGGCGTCGAGCGTGTTAGTGACTACCGCGATCTCGCCGGCAACCGTGTCGCCGCCCGTCGCCAGGAGATCCAATCCCGGCCCTGCGGCTGCGATCGCCGACCCGGCCGAAACGCGGAACGTCGCGAGGGCCTCCGCCGCTTGGGCGATCACCGGGGCCAGACTCTCCGACTGCGATCCGGCCGTAAGCACGGCCTGCACGAGCGCGTCGTTGAGCGTCGCGATCGCCTCGCCAACCTGCGCGGCGGCGGGTGCGAGCGGCTGCAAGGCGCCGTGGATCTGCTCGAACAGCACGCCCGCGGGCCCCGACGGTGGTTCCTCGGCGAGCGCGTCGACCGGTGCGAGCGCGATAAGGGCGAGGAGAACGAGGAGGGCGACACTCGCCCTCGCGCGGGGACCGCGAGCGTCCCTCAGGGCTTGAGCACCACCTTCGTTGCCTCCTTGGCGTCGAACATCTCGTATGCCTTCGCGGCGTCCTCCAACGGCATCGTGTGCGACACCAGCCGCCCAGGCGTGAGGCGACCCGCCTCGATTAGTCGCATCAGCTCCGGCCGGTACGCGAACGGGTTCCCGATCACGGCCGAGATCGACAGGCCGCGCAAGAACGTCTCGCCGGCGCTCACGGGAAACTCCTCGTCCACCAGCACGCCGAGAAGGACGATCCGTCCCCCGACGCGAGGCAGCGCGAACGCGGTCTGCAGCGACGGCTCCGAACCGACCGCCTCGATCACGAGATCCGCACCTTGGTTGTTCGTCGAGTCGAACACCGCGTCGAGGGGATCGCCCTCACGCACGTCGATTGGGATCGCGCCGAGCTCGGCGGCTTGCTTCAGCCTCTCCTCGACGAGATCGATCGCGAA is part of the Actinomycetota bacterium genome and encodes:
- a CDS encoding ABC transporter substrate-binding protein is translated as MESRDVAPRSGELMGVARKRLTFALVVSLAVVTGCAVETPRNGFTLSAQQGGNNLGPGTGIPGGPTGGTPTPGSLIAGGTQGPGGTGGTGGTSGGGDQGIGGGGGTGSNSSVGVTATTITVSIIGSFSGVYGPPTNVAYRGMETWVEDVNQRGGIHGRKVIVKKVSNENSPEGGIAACKTVQSNGSFLAISSGSTYYTSIDCLDKAGFPTVYSGGLRAISGGWRNSYESATSWDQGATSLPSLIRKQGDGGEKMGVLYIHDTAALEEAAKAFIARAKADGMNCCVVESAEPNAQSFTPQLLRLKNAQVKVVALSAILEAVGILRDAQAINFEPQWASMYGLTLDIVSSVARDLAAGAYWVRPYAAVDTPSFAAFNAKAEQYGKGGPLPAERFLFYANGLVLERVLLAAGAHPTRGTMIKGIESTKNFATGAFPTLTWAPGRNYGTNAVFPVICCRTSDWTWQSLGPPAEQF